The Mycolicibacterium flavescens genomic interval CAACAGTTCTGGATGTCCTTCGGCGTCGTAGGCCATGTTGGCGGTGAGGAATATCGGTAGCCGCGTGCCGTCGGCGGTCAGGAAATCCAGCGTCACGCCATCGAGCTTTCCGCTCATCCGCAGGATCGCCCGGAAATGGGTGTCGTAGTGCAAGCGTCCGCCGACGGTCAACAGGTCTGTGATCAGCTTGCCGTGCAGGTGTTTTCGCTCATAGCCGAGCCAGTTGGCCAGGGTGGCGTTGGCTCGGATGATGCGGCCGTCGGGATGGGCGATCGCGTTTCCGGTGGGCGCGTTCTCCCAGTGGTCGTCGAGATCCAGCCCGGTCATGTCGGTTGGGCGAACTCGGCGATCGCTTGAGCCGTGGCGTCCGGATCGCTGACGTGGGGGCAATGGCCGGTCGCACCGAGTGTGACCAGCCGGCTACCGGAAATGTGTTGGTGTACATAGGCTCCCACGGATGCCGGTGCGATCGCGTCCTCGGAACACTCCAGGATCAGCGTGGGTACCGACACCCGCGGCAGGTCGGCGCGGTTGTCGGACAAGAACGTCGCGCGGGCGAACACCCGCGCGCAGTCGGGATTGGTTCGGCAGAACGACGCCTCGAGTTCCTCGGCGAGCTCCGGCCGGTCGGAATTACCCATGATCACCGGGGCCATGGCATGCGACCAGCCAAGGTAATTCAGTTCCAGGGACTCCAGAAGTTCGTCGATGTCAGCCCTGGAGAATCCGCCGCGGTAGCCGTCGTCGTCGATGTAGCGAGGCGACGGCGTGACCATGACGAGCTTGGCGATCCGGTCGGGCTCGGTGATGACCGCGAGGACACCGATGATCGCCGCCACCGAGTGGCCGACGAACACCACGTCGCGCAGATCAAGGTCGCGCAGAATCTCGACGACGTCGTCGGCGTAGCCGTCCAGCGACGAGTACTTGGTGTCGTCCCACGCCTTGGGGTCCGAGGCCCCGGAGCCGACGTGGTCCATCAACACAATGCGAAATTCAGACTGCAGCCGGTCGACGATGAGCCGCCACAGGTTCTGGTCACACCCGAAACCGTGGGCTAGGAACAGCGTCGGACCGCTCTGGTTTCCAACGATCTTGATGTTGTTCCGGGTCCAAACGTCCATGACCAGCAGCTTAAAAGCCACCGCCCATTGACTGTGCCTCCCGCCCGGGCTGTCAGGGCGTTTCGGCTGGTCATTACGGGGGTATACGTGCTCGATCAGGTTCAGATCCGCGAGCCCGCATTGAAATTCTTCGAGGGACGGACGTACCCGTGGCTGGACCAAATTCCGATTATTCCGATGTGACGGATATGTTCCGTCACCTCAATACACTGGATGAGGGGTCGGGTGCCTACCACCGGCAACGCGATTTGATCTGTGAGCGTTGCCTGCCGCTGGCCGATCACATCGCACGTCGTTATCGCAATCGCGGTGAGTCGCACGAAGATCTTGTGCAGGCAGCGCGTGTCGGGCTGGTCAATGCGCTCAATCGATTCGACGTCGACAACGGAGCAGAATTCCTGTCGTTCGCCGTACCGACGATGATGGGCGAGGTTCGTCGGCACTTCCGGGACCACGCGTGGGCGGTGAAGGTCCCGCGCACGGTCAAAGACCTCCAGATGCGGGTGAACAAGGCCACCGCGAAGCTGGCGCAGGGCCTGGGGCGCGCACCGACCGCGAGCGAAATCGCCGAGGATCTCGGCGTCGATCGCGAACAGGTGGTGCAAGCGGTGATCGCCGGGTCGAACTATTCGACGCTGTCGACCGACATACCGGCGATGCGCGATGACGATTCGGCCTCCATAGGGGACAGTTTCGGCGGTGACGACGCCGGCTTCGACAAGGTACTCGACGTCGAGACCGTGCGGCCGTTGATCGCCGCCCTACCGACCCGCGAACGCGACGTGCTGACGCTGCGCTTCTTCGAGGACATGACGCAGAGTCAGATCGCGGCGCAGGTCGGTTGTTCGCAAATGCATGTGTCGCGCCTGCTGGCAAAGGCGTTGGAGACGTTGAGAAGTCAGGTCAAAGAATCTTTCCTCGCCGCTGCGAGCTGAGTCTCTAATGCCGATCGCGGAACGGCGGCAGCGGAAGCTAGTGGGGCACTCTGTTGCCAATCACGCGCTCAAGTGCGCGAACGTCGGATTCGATCTGTCGCGATAGCCAATACGCGAGCACGAATCCGGCGATTCCCCCGATGCACAGTGCGCGGATGGGGACGATGACTTGCGCGATCTCGACCGGAGTCAAGAAGGTCACGGCGACGACGCCAAGCAACGGCACGGAGGCCGCAACCGCCAGATAGCGTGGTAGTCGACGGCTGAGTGCTCGCAGCTCTT includes:
- the sigB_1 gene encoding sigma-B/F/G subfamily RNA polymerase sigma-70 factor, encoding MFRHLNTLDEGSGAYHRQRDLICERCLPLADHIARRYRNRGESHEDLVQAARVGLVNALNRFDVDNGAEFLSFAVPTMMGEVRRHFRDHAWAVKVPRTVKDLQMRVNKATAKLAQGLGRAPTASEIAEDLGVDREQVVQAVIAGSNYSTLSTDIPAMRDDDSASIGDSFGGDDAGFDKVLDVETVRPLIAALPTRERDVLTLRFFEDMTQSQIAAQVGCSQMHVSRLLAKALETLRSQVKESFLAAAS
- the rsbQ gene encoding putative hydrolase or acyltransferase of alpha/beta superfamily, which codes for MAFKLLVMDVWTRNNIKIVGNQSGPTLFLAHGFGCDQNLWRLIVDRLQSEFRIVLMDHVGSGASDPKAWDDTKYSSLDGYADDVVEILRDLDLRDVVFVGHSVAAIIGVLAVITEPDRIAKLVMVTPSPRYIDDDGYRGGFSRADIDELLESLELNYLGWSHAMAPVIMGNSDRPELAEELEASFCRTNPDCARVFARATFLSDNRADLPRVSVPTLILECSEDAIAPASVGAYVHQHISGSRLVTLGATGHCPHVSDPDATAQAIAEFAQPT